CGCGGCGTGCCGCTGGTGGTGGTGCACACCTGGACGGCGCCCGCTTCGGTGCGTCCCGGGGAGATGCTGCCACTCGTCTACGACCCGGAGGTGGTGCAGCAGACCGTGCGCAGCGAGCTCACCGAGCAGCTCGGTCTCTGGCGCGACAAGCACCCAGGCGTCGACGTCCGGATGCACGTCGAGCACTCCAGGTCGGCGCCCGCGTTGCTGCACCAGGCCGAGCGGGCGGAGCTGGTCGTCGTCGGCTCCCGTGGCCGCGGCGGTTTCCGCGGGCTGCTGCTCGGCTCGGTCAGCCAGGCGCTGGTGCACCATGCGCCGTGCCCGGTCGCCGTGATCAGGGAACGGCCCTAGTTCCCGAAGGACCTTGGTCCTCGCCACGTGATGACCATCGACACTGTGCCGGAGTTTGCACGCAACGTTGAATGTGGAGTGTACCGGGGCCGGGCGGCTAGGGGGCCGTGCCGCCGGCCCTGTGACTCGGGGCGTGGGTGGCCGCCGGCAGCAGCCGGCGGCCACCCACGGAGTTTGGCCTACTGGCGCTCCAGCGGGACCTGCCATCGCATTTCGGTGCCGCCCTCGGAGCCGCGCTGCACCTCGAACGTGCCGCCGAGGCGGTCGGCGCGGGCGGCGAGGTTAGCCAGGCCGCTGTGGCGCCCATTCTCCGTGAGGCCGACGCCGTTGTCGCGCACCTCGAGGCGGACGGCGTCGCCTACGGAAAGCACCACCACCGCCGTGGTGGCCTGCGCGTGCTTCGCGACGTTCGCCAGCGCCTCCCGCAGCACGGCGACGACGTGGTCCGCGACGTCGGCCGGCACCGCGGTGTCGACGAGGCCGTCGAACGTGATCGAAGGTTCGAAGCCCAGGGCGGCCGACTGCTCCGTGACCACGCCGAGCAGTCGCGTACGCAGCCCGATCTCGGCCTCCGTGTGCTGCTGCAGCGCGAAGATCGTCGACCTTATCTCGCGAATGGTCGCGTCGATGTCGTCCACGGCGCGGTTCAGCCGACCGGCCGTGGCGTCGGTGTTCATGCCCACCGTCCTGGTCGCGCTCTGGATGTTCATCCCGATGGCGAACAGCCGCTGGATCACGTGATCGTGCAGGTTTCGCGCGATCCGGTCCCTGTCGTCGTACAGCGACAGCCGCTCGGCGTCCCTGCGCCGGTCGGCGAGCTCGATCGCCACCGCCGTCTGGGCGGCGAACGCGGAGACCATCTCCACCACGGACTCGCGGAACGGCGGGTCGTCGTCGCGCTTGTACATGAGCAACACGCCACGCGCCCGCCCCGGATCGCCGACCTCGCCCAACGGCACGACCACACAGGGCCCCACCTCGGCGTGACCGAACAGCTCCCCGCTCGGTGCATGCTCGGCCGTCTCCAGGGTCATCGGCTGTCCGCTCCGGTAGACCTCGCCGATCGTCGTCCCGCTCACCGGGACGGCGACGCTGGAGAGGTCGACCGTGACGTCGCTCTTGCCCGCCGTGGTGGCCACCTGCAACGTCGTCTCGTCGTCGCCTGGCAGCAGCACCAACGCCAGCCGTGCCTGCGCGAGCTGCCGGGCCTGCGTCGCGATGAGCTCGAGCACCTCGGACGTCCCGGTGCCGGCGAGCAGCGCCGAGGTGACCTCCGACGACGCACTACGCCAGGCCGCCCCGAGCTTGGACTGCTCGAACAGGCGCGCGTTGTCGACGGCGATACCGGCCGCCGCGGCCAGCGCCGTCAGCACGCTCTCGTCGTGCTCGTCGAACTCGTCGCCGGACTTCTTCTCGGTGAGGTAGAGGTTCCCGAACACCTTGCCGTGGACGCGGACCGGCACGCCGAGGAAGCTGCGCATCGGCGGGTGGTTCGCGGGGAAGCCGTACGACTCAGGGTGCTTGCTCAGGTCGCGCATCCGCAGTGGGCGCGGGTCACTGATCAGTACGCCGAGGATGCCGTACCCGCACGGCAGGTGCCCGATCTGGTCGGCCTCTTCCGGGCCGATGCCGCGGTAGACGAACTCGGTGAGCCGTTCGCCGTCCTCGTCCAGCACGCCGAGGGCACCGTAGCTGGCATCCACGAGACCGACGGCGGCGCGCACGATCCGGTCGAGGACCTCGGGTAGGTCCAGGTTGCTGCCGACGGACACCACGGCGTCCAACAACTGGTGCATCCGGTCGCGGACGTCGAGCACGTTGCCGATCTGTTCCTGGAGCTCGTTCAACAACTGGTCGAGGCGCAGCTTCGGCAGAACCGGCGACTCCGGGTGCGACTGGTGATTCCCGGCCACGCCCAACCCCTCTCCGGCAGCACGGCGTGAATGCCTAGTGTCATCGTAAACATCTGCCGTGGCAACCGAATCCGGCGATCGAGAGGTAGGCGTGTCGCTGCGGTGATTCTCCGTTCAGACGAGCAACTCGGCGACCGTTATCGACTCGTAGCCGTGCGCCTCGGCCACCGAGGCGTTCGTCAACGCGCCCTCGAACGTACTCAGG
The sequence above is a segment of the Streptosporangiales bacterium genome. Coding sequences within it:
- a CDS encoding GAF domain-containing protein — translated: MHQLLDAVVSVGSNLDLPEVLDRIVRAAVGLVDASYGALGVLDEDGERLTEFVYRGIGPEEADQIGHLPCGYGILGVLISDPRPLRMRDLSKHPESYGFPANHPPMRSFLGVPVRVHGKVFGNLYLTEKKSGDEFDEHDESVLTALAAAAGIAVDNARLFEQSKLGAAWRSASSEVTSALLAGTGTSEVLELIATQARQLAQARLALVLLPGDDETTLQVATTAGKSDVTVDLSSVAVPVSGTTIGEVYRSGQPMTLETAEHAPSGELFGHAEVGPCVVVPLGEVGDPGRARGVLLMYKRDDDPPFRESVVEMVSAFAAQTAVAIELADRRRDAERLSLYDDRDRIARNLHDHVIQRLFAIGMNIQSATRTVGMNTDATAGRLNRAVDDIDATIREIRSTIFALQQHTEAEIGLRTRLLGVVTEQSAALGFEPSITFDGLVDTAVPADVADHVVAVLREALANVAKHAQATTAVVVLSVGDAVRLEVRDNGVGLTENGRHSGLANLAARADRLGGTFEVQRGSEGGTEMRWQVPLERQ
- a CDS encoding universal stress protein, coding for RGVPLVVVHTWTAPASVRPGEMLPLVYDPEVVQQTVRSELTEQLGLWRDKHPGVDVRMHVEHSRSAPALLHQAERAELVVVGSRGRGGFRGLLLGSVSQALVHHAPCPVAVIRERP